One Babesia bovis T2Bo chromosome 4 map unlocalized Chr4_1, whole genome shotgun sequence genomic window carries:
- a CDS encoding Protein kinase domain family protein has protein sequence MERALCLNEIKLIANINHPFIVKYLGSYLEGYVLYILTQYCKGGDLHRYIAQKRKANEPIREERITKWLAQLLSALKYLHKRHILHRDLKSLNILIDADKSIKLCDFGVSKALNTTAEHTRTVIGTPYYFSPELINGNEYNWPSDIWALGCLTYELATFRTPFDGAKGMQQLVKSIKTEPIPNLPEIYSHELNTLFKSMMFHDVRFRLSASELLSTDIMQMALRRMLKEAERNCTIHSQEKPHDGSKNNEYLETMHNGYEPVRSDSAITG, from the exons ATGGAACGAGCGCTATGTCTCAACGAAATCAAG CTCATCGCCAATATCAACCACCCATTCATTGTAAAGTACCTAGGAAGCTACCTTGAAGGATATGTGCTTTACATATTAACCCAATACTGCAAAG GTGGAGACCTACATCGGTATATAGCACAAAAAAGAAAAGCTAATGAACCCATAAGAGAAGAAAGGATAACAAAATGGCTAGCACAGTTATTATCGGCACTTAAATACCTACATAAACGACATATACTACATAGAG ATCTGAAATCACTCAATATACTTATCGACGCAGACAAGTCAATCAAATTATGCGATTTCGGGGTATCAAAAGCATTGAACACTACGGCTGAACATACGAGAACAGTAATAGGGACACCATATTACTTCAGCCCGGAACTTATAAAC GGGAATGAATACAACTGGCCATCGGATATATGGGCATTGGGTTGCCTAACATATGAACTAGCAACCTTTAGAACACCATTCGATGGTGCGAAAGGTATGCAACAACTAGTTAAAAGCATCAAAACTGAACCT ATACCAAACCTACCTGAAATCTACTCACATGAACTCAACACACTTTTTAAATCAATGATGTTCCATGACGTAAGGTTCCGATTATCCGCATCCGAGCTGCTATCAACGGATATAATGCAG ATGGCACTCCGTAGAATGTTAAAGGAAGCAGAACGTAACTGTACAATACACAGCCAAGAAAAACCACATGATGGATCCAAAAACAACGAATACCTAGAAACAATGCACAATGGGTATGAACCAGTTAGAAGCGACAGTGCAATAACAGGATAG
- a CDS encoding regulator of ribosome biosynthesis (RRS1) superfamily protein, translated as MGVSTPDKVDNLEYCLRNLIAIDATPVDASGCDAESLTNLSRDNTQLLINRIFSLGRTTTEDGIFATLPKENGIVMPRMYPLPKPKPKTRWQIFAEARGIKKHKRSRLVFDKSVNDWVPRWGYKSIKKGPLHAPPIVEVTGSKVPPDVDPFEAASRKKSERKTRQKIREIRNKVEGDSLNRAHTALERAKTSTRSCGKFDKKKKGVNDKKTIKRKAVSRPLNEERSGHLATLRKLNIS; from the exons AT GGGTGTGTCTACGCCGGACAAGGTTGATAACCTTGAATATTGTCTTCGTAATCTTATCGCAATAGATGCCACGCCTGTAGACGCTTCAGGTTGTGATGCAGAATC ACTAACAAATTTATCACGTGACAATACCCAATTGCTAATAAATCGCATATTTTCTCTTGGTAGGACGACTACGGAGGATGGTATATTTGCCACCCTACCGAAGGAGAATGGCATAGTTATGCCTCGTATGTATCCTCTACCAAAACCTAAGCCCAAGACTCGGTGGCAGATATTTGCTG AGGCCAGGGGCATAAAGAAGCATAAGCGTTCGCGTTTAGTATTTGACAAGAGTGTGAATGACTGGGTACCTCGTTGGGGTTACAAGTCTATTAAGAAGGGTCCATTGCATGCTCCTCCGATAGTTGAGGTCACTGGTTCTAAAG TGCCTCCTGACGTCGACCCCTTTGAGGCTGCTAGTCGCAAGAAGAGTGAGCGAAAGACACGTCAGAAGATTAGGGAAATCCGTAACAAGGTTGAGGGTGATTCCCTTAACCGTGCTCACACTGCGCTGGAACGTGCTAAAACATCAACTCGTAGTTGTGGCAAATTTGACAAAAAGAAAAAGGGTGTCAACGACAAGAAGACAATAAAACGTAAGGCTGTATCTAGGCCGTTGAATGAAGAGCGAAGCGGTCACTTGGCCACATTGAGGAAATTAAACATTTCTTAA
- a CDS encoding polyadenylate binding protein family protein gives MMTTTKAGSAAPRPINGVLPVGNYQGQPARSSFNSASLYVGNLLPEVTEAMLYEVFNGIGPVASIRVCRDSLTRKSLGYAYVNYYNFQDAEAALECLNYIEIKGQPARIMWSERDPSLRKSGTGNIFVKNLDKAIDTKALYDTFSHFGTILSCKVAIDSLGNSKGYGFVHYTTEESAKEAIEKVNGMLIGNSQVSVAPFLRRNERTSTVGDVFTNLYVRNFPDTWTEDDLHQTFSKYGEITSLLLKSDDKGRRFAFVNFVDTNMAKAAMEGENGVKFESVEEPMMVCQHMDKARRYAMLKAQYDSNAQDQRNKFMGVNLYIKNLDDDFDDDGLRDLFKQYGTVTSSKVMRDHNGVSRGFGFVCFSRPDEATKAVAGMHLKLVKNKPLYVGLAEKREQRASRMQQRNRQNDMMQYGDRPGYVPLYPPEMVPQGYFNHQVGFRPTVPAQPMGVGPRGMRMVAPMPMMHGRGTASPHAAAQGRRTPVKQVPLSGFKFTAQARNRTELPNGAPAAAVPTQRPIDGAAMHKQMIGERLFPIVARENPELAGKITGMMLEMDNQELMALLENEQQLKDKIQEAMRVLKQAS, from the coding sequence ATGATGACGACAACCAAGGCAGGTTCCGCGGCCCCAAGGCCTATAAACGGTGTATTACCCGTTGGTAATTACCAGGGTCAACCCGCTCGCAGCTCTTTTAACTCAGCAAGTTTGTACGTAGGTAACCTGCTACCAGAAGTCACCGAGGCCATGCTGTACGAAGTATTTAATGGAATTGGACCCGTAGCATCTATACGTGTCTGTCGTGACAGCCTAACCCGTAAAAGTTTGGGATACGCCTACGTGAATTACTACAATTTCCAGGATGCTGAAGCTGCCCTAGAATGCTTGAACTACATTGAAATAAAGGGTCAACCCGCACGTATTATGTGGAGTGAACGTGACCCAAGTCTTCGCAAGAGTGGTACTGGTAACATATTTGTAAAGAATTTGGACAAGGCCATTGACACCAAGGCTTTGTACGACACCTTCAGTCACTTTGGCACTATTCTGTCTTGTAAAGTCGCTATAGATTCACTTGGTAACTCCAAGGGTTATGGATTTGTGCACTACACTACCGAGGAAAGTGCCAAGGAAGCTATTGAAAAGGTCAATGGTATGCTCATAGGTAACAGCCAGGTCAGCGTCGCACCATTCTTGCGCCGTAACGAACGCACTTCTACCGTGGGTGATGTTTTCACTAACTTATACGTCCGCAACTTCCCTGACACTTGGACTGAAGATGACTTGCATCAAACATTTAGTAAATATGGTGAGATCACAAGTCTACTATTAAAATCGGACGACAAAGGGCGTCGATTTGCATTCGTTAACTTTGTGGACACCAACATGGCTAAGGCCGCCATGGAAGGTGAGAACGGTGTCAAATTTGAGTCGGTTGAGGAACCAATGATGGTCTGCCAGCATATGGATAAGGCCAGGCGTTATGCCATGCTCAAAGCTCAGTACGACTCCAATGCTCAAGACCAGAGAAACAAATTCATGGGTGTGaatttgtatataaagAATTTGGACGACGATTTTGATGACGACGGTCTACGTGACCTATTCAAGCAATATGGTACGGTCACTTCATCAAAGGTCATGCGCGACCACAATGGCGTAAGCCGAGGTTTCGGTTTCGTTTGCTTCTCTCGTCCTGATGAGGCCACCAAGGCCGTTGCCGGTATGCATCTGAAGCTCGTCAAGAACAAGCCGTTGTATGTTGGCCTTGCCGAGAAGCGCGAGCAGCGTGCTAGCCGTATGCAACAGCGCAATCGTCAAAATGATATGATGCAATATGGCGACCGCCCCGGATATGTGCCACTATACCCACCGGAAATGGTGCCACAGGGGTACTTCAATCACCAGGTTGGATTCCGACCAACGGTGCCAGCTCAACCAATGGGTGTCGGACCCAGAGGTATGCGGATGGTTGCTCCTATGCCAATGATGCATGGGCGCGGTACCGCTTCGCCACATGCCGCTGCCCAGGGTCGTCGTACACCGGTTAAACAAGTGCCACTCAGTGGATTCAAGTTCACTGCTCAGGCTCGCAACCGTACTGAGCTGCCCAATGGCGCTCCAGCTGCAGCAGTTCCCACCCAACGTCCAATTGACGGTGCCGCGATGCACAAACAGATGATTGGTGAACGTTTGTTCCCAATCGTAGCTCGTGAAAACCCAGAGCTCGCTGGCAAGATCACAGGCATGATGTTGGAGATGGACAACCAGGAGCTCATGGCCCTTTTGGAGAACGAACAACAGCTCAAGGATAAAATCCAGGAAGCCATGCGTGTGTTGAAGCAGGCTTCCTAA
- a CDS encoding putative mitochondrial import inner membrane translocase subunit Tim17, whose protein sequence is MEGRDVSREPCPDRIVEDMGGAFGMGCVGGFLWHFVKGARNAPRGIIMQNAFYNARSRAPVLGGNFAVWGGTFSTFDCTFQYLRGKEDHWNAIASGFATGGTLALRGGMGHAARNAVIGGLLLSIIEVVSVVVNRRMTPTPRQQFERQMEYERQLKDGNVATT, encoded by the exons ATGGAGGGTCGTGATGTATCACGCGAACCATGTCCAGATCGCATAGTTGAGGATATGGGCGGCGCTTTTGGTATGGGATGCGTTGGTGGATTCCTTTGGCACTTCGTTAAGGGTGCTAGAAACGCCCCTCGTGGTATCATAATGCAGAATGCATTCTATAATGCACGATCACGCGCACCTGTGCTTGGTGGCAACTTCGCAGTTTGGGGTGGAACCTTTTCAACCTTTGACTGTACCTTCCAGTACCTTAGGGGCAAAGAGGACCACTGGAACGCTATCGCAAGTGGTTTCGCCACTGGAGGCACTCTTGCATTACGAGGTGGTATGGGTCATGCCGCCCGTAATGCCGTTATCGGCGGGCTTTTATTAA GCATCATTGAAGTGGTCTCTGTTGTAGTCAACAGAAGAATGACCCCAACCCCAAGACAGCAATTTGAGCGTCAGATGGAATATGAACGACAGCTAAA GGATGGCAATGTGGCTACCACATGA
- a CDS encoding putative small nuclear ribonucleoprotein Sm subunit produces the protein MKLVRFLMKLANESVTVELKNGTVLTGTVIGVDISMNTHLKNVKIVNKDSGSGSEPNYILLDHLTVRGNNIRYFILSDSLPLDTLLIDDTPKQKPSRVRAPLVRGRGRGRGAPARGRGRFAGGRR, from the coding sequence ATGAAGCTCGTTCGCTTCCTTATGAAGCTGGCCAACGAGTCCGTCACTGTTGAGCTGAAGAACGGCACGGTGTTGACTGGTACTGTAATtggtgttgatatatctatgaACACTCATTTGAAAAATGTGAAGATTGTGAACAAGGACAGCGGAAGTGGATCTGAGCCTAATTACATTCTGTTAGATCACTTGACAGTGAGAGGTAACAACATCAGGTATTTCATCCTCTCCGACAGTCTACCTTTGGACACGCTATTGATTGATGATACTCCTAAGCAAAAACCCAGCAGGGTACGTGCTCCCCTTGTAAGAGGCCGTGGACGCGGGCGAGGCGCGCCGGCAAGGGGCCGCGGCAGGTTTGCCGGTGGGCGCCGGTAA
- a CDS encoding DNA repair/transcription protein MET18/MMS19 domain protein gives MCDGIEVESYRDTGHVLIDWIQEYCDTESDTGRCNARNRILISVVDGNAAKFVQLLLTAFQDVASIRQPKDDDVARKKNFVKLFYEIASRSEHLDYGDAVMPFLAECLDHKVCIHYAIVSMRALLQRHVTLSKVDHELLVRLQSFYDTALSYNIASLAQQPRIDFLWITQFLLDSYKRVGQVCPKHVIKQFCRVVVGEKDPRNLLLLFDILVTFAGFDSDDEDIDILSQVYTAYYPIQFIPPKNDVIGITPMELKAALLRVFKASHKFGKHSLEVIIDCLYSGYASKEEHATVIADALRYFNECLPVYGQKCYTAHLDSLLDVFTSEFLQVSREESTDHIPIPLDLVTTTDQDTPTISECINVSCANRIAKAYYNGWASVSKQLKLFGEVLKFYLQSVDIHSCKDRIVRFLVELRDQLVAEASKYPDANVHAAYFLDILSGIEPLHRLLLDHVALPLCSAVIVSYADYDKGQMSESDLHAELSRIVPILGNTLFPKIVGLIKHPLKHEHANGITLAGLCCIRLNDMELFSAGLRLVTLAVTASKTAMVEQVLTHCLKESGVISGTTPVCGNQRIKLYAEAFIAMFKAHFYDSGFVLNAVQRVSDSILSTLDIEDTVKAYVMTDVDISRELAEIMAITIDKCEDVSVVNGIVDALTKCFVYVCENPGSTITTFVAILSLALTANPNKVAPRLGELLSYDTLLRYYKTLIVQGNPTAGLLKFGTTIIPQYMSIVLISQPSISVERLLADGLGMLIPVLIVNPNDDMVDVLVGYSRTKGVSTAEMEMIGLVLHRWITGHLEITNSAMYNDGLAVDLEEDNAQLMEEDKRRHNRLERVVTSGLHPCAMVYILEAMNYNTAVGLGLGSYIKSLPLTCLMAFVSRMCPFVPDKLAANMELCGFNLKSTGTGMLSYNDLFLTDGTQIEQLPYVEKMQYKFVKAHCNVGTTSDMRLVKWLIEILAPINRDLNSLVAIATILLHMDDGLLTSEYANIVNVILQQYVELGNNLDHIKITALQTPELGLQKTSKDDTNAYETWLQHEFFFLSQIILLRILCQHEDDDANKRTFVYYPVQSQDNVMKKDRNPALCLEVDQWERFVDGAVNVAIKTAVPICRILAILIVHCVVTQSPKTIPGTYCKAVMKRMSQCLGDRCQQARMVALTCRHKWLQK, from the exons ATGTGTGACGGAATAGAGGTAGAATCCTACCGGGATACAGGTCACGTCCTAATCGATTGGATTCAGGAGTACTGTGATACGGAATCTGATACCGGAAGATGTAATGCACGTAATAGGATACTGATATCAGTTGTTGACGGGAATGCGGCGAAGTTTGTTCAACTGCTGCTAACTGCCTTCCAAGATGTCGCTTCAATTAGACAACCTAAAGATGACGATGTGGCACGTAAGAAGAATTTTGTGAAACTATTTTATGAAATCGCATCTCGGAGTGAACATCTAGATTACGGTGATGCGGTAATGCCGTTTTTAGCAGAATGCTTAGATCACAAAGTATGTATTCACTACGCCATAGTATCGATGCGTGCCCTGCTGCAACGTCATGTCACTTTATCTAAGGTAGACCATGAGTTGCTAGTGCGTTTGCAAAGTTTCTATGATACCGCATTGTCGTATAACATAGCATCCTTGGCGCAGCAACCACGTATAGACTTTTTGTGGATTACTCAGTTCTTACTGGACTCTTACAAGAGGGTTGGCCAAGTTTGTCCGAAGCATGTAATAAAGCAATTTTGTCGTGTCGTTGTTGGTGAGAAGGATCCACGTAAcctgttgttgttgtttgaCATACTGGTGACGTTCGCAGGCTTCGATTCAGATGATGAGGATATTGACATATTATCGCAAGTGTACACCGCATATTATCCTATACAGTTCATTCCGCCTAAAAACGATGTTATTGGTATTACTCCTATGGAATTGAAAGCAGCTCTTCTGCGTGTTTTCAAGGCTAGTCACAAATTTGGCAAGCATTCTCTGGAGGTGATTATCGATTGCCTTTATTCAGGTTACGCCAGCAAAGAGGAGCATGCTACTGTCATAGCAGACGCCCTAAGATACTTTAATGAATGTTTGCCTGTATATGGGCAGAAATGCTACACGGCGCATTTAGATTCCCTTTTGGATGTATTCACATCCGAGTTCCTCCAGGTCTCAAGGGAGGAATCAACTGACCATATACCAATTCCATTGGACTTGGTCACTACTACAGACCAGGATACCCCTACAATAAGCGAGTGTATAAACGTATCCTGCGCGAATAGAATAGCAAAGGCCTATTACAACGGTTGGGCATCAGTCTCAAAGCAGCTTAAACTGTTTGGTGAGGTATTGAAATTCTATTTGCAGTCCGTTGATATACATTCTTGTAAAGATCGCATTGTGAGGTTTTTAGTGGAACTCCGCGATCAGCTTGTCGCAGAAGCCTCCAAGTATCCCGATGCCAATGTACACGCAGCATACTTTTTGGATATCTTATCGGGTATAGAACCACTCCACAGACTGTTACTAGATCATGTCGCTCTACCTCTGTGTAGCGCTGTGATCGTAAGCTATGCGGACTACGACAAAGGCCAAATGTCGGAATCTGACCTTCATGCTGAGCTAAGTAGAATCGTTCCCATCCTGGGGAATACACTGTTTCCAAAAATAGTGGGTTTAATAAAGCACCCATTGAAGCATGAACATGCAAATGGAATCACATTAGCAGGTCTATGCTGTATACGTCTTAACGACATGGAGCTATTTAGCGCCGGGTTGCGATTGGTCACTCTGGCAGTAACTGCATCAAAAACTGCCATGGTGGAGCAAGTACTCACTCATTGTTTAAAGGAATCGGGGGTTATATCAGGTACTACACCGGTTTGTGGTAACCAGCGCATAAAACTATATGCTGAAGCCTTTATAGCCATGTTCAAGGCGCACTTCTATGACTCAGGGTTTGTGTTAAATGCAGTGCAAAGAGTGTCGGATAGCATCCTATCTACTCTAGATATAGAAGACACTGTAAAGGCTTATGTAATGACAGACGTCGATATATCGCGCGAACTGGCTGAAATCATGGCCATAACTATTGACAAATGTGAGGATGTATCGGTGGTTAACGGGATAGTGGACGCTTTGACTAAATGCTTCGTTTATGTTTGTGAAAACCCTGGATCTACAATCACCACTTTTGTTGCTATCCTATCACTGGCTCTAACGGCTAACCCCAATAAGGTAGCACCTAGACTCGGGGAACTATTATCGTACGACACGTTACTGCGTTACTATAAAACCTTGATTGTACAGGGAAATCCAACAGCCGGTCTATTGAAGTTCGGTACTACAATAATACCGCAATATATGTCAATAGTCCTGATAAGCCAACCAAGTATTTCGGTGGAACGACTCTTAGCAGATGGACTCGGTATGCTAATTCCAGTGTTGATAGTGAATCCAAATGACGATATGGTGGATGTTCTGGTTGGATACTCTAGAACCAAAGGGGTTAGTACCGCAGAAATGGAAATGATCGGCCTTGTACTACATCGCTGGATAACTGGGCATTTGGAAATAACAAATAGTGCCATGTATAACGATGGTTTGGCCGTCGATCTGGAGGAAGACAACGCACAATTAATGGAAGAAGACAAACGAAGACACAATCGTTTGGAACGAGTAGTTACATCTGGGCTCCATCCTTGTGCCATGGTTTATATCCTAGAAGCAATGAATTACAACACAGCTGTGGGTTTGGGATTAGGCAGTTATATAAAGTCACTACCCCTAACCTGCCTAATGGCGTTCGTATCACGGATGTGCCCCTTCGTACCAGATAAACTCGCGGCCAATATGGAGTTATGCGGATTTAACTTGAAGAGTACAGGAACCGGGATGCTGTCGTATAACGACCTATTCCTAACGGATGGTACACAAATCGAACAGTTACCCTATGTCGAAAAGATGCAATACAAATTTGTCAAGGCCCATTGTAACGTAGGTACCACGAGTGACATGCGTTTGGTTAAATGGCTAATTGAAATTTTGGCACCAATAAACCGGGATTTAAACTCATTGGTGGCTATAGCAACTATTTTGCTTCACATGGATGATGGGCTACTGACCAGTGAGTATGCAAACATTGTAAATGTTATACTGCAACAATATGTAGAACTAGGCAATAACCTGGatcatataaaaataacTGCGCTACAAACACCTGAATTGGGCCTTCAAAAAACTTCCAAAGATGATACAAATGCATATGAAACGTGGCTGCAACATGAATTCTTTTTCTTGAGCCAGATAATTTTGCTGAGGATTCTATGCCAACATGAAGATGACGACGCTAACAAGCGCacatttgtatattatcCGGTACAAAGCCAAGATAATGTTATGAAAAAGGATCGAAATCCAGCTTTGTGCCTAGAAGTTGACCAGTGGGAACGTTTTGTCGATGGCGCTGTAAACGTCGCTATTAAGACAGCCGTACCCATATGCCGCATACTGGCTATACTTATCGTACACTGTGTTGTTACACAGTCGCCTAAAACTATACCGGGCACATACTGCAAAGCT GTTATGAAGCGTATGAGCCAGTGTCTGGGAGATAGATGCCAACAGGCTCGCATGGTAGCATTAACTTGTAGACATAAGTGGCTTCAAAAATAA
- a CDS encoding putative mitochondrial import inner membrane translocase subunit Tim17 encodes MFQMALAFRRKVSLDIFSTSGYRTSLTRNDLTRTLHRNSQPGRVFNGFRLFSSDSFVQSVINQVKRDLEKDEKFKEAMKSLEEAQIKEKVNRLGEIYTRSKDACSHYVNKITETSSNSSAVKFVFTSAKSLASGMTRVAELLHDEKSESKALKAKWKQRVASQRAQSNINVDGSDVTAVDTNVPDSNPQGNTQEYALVLAKESVWERFGTRLRDMPFLTNFFENPVFDQLFGNSTLAKAVKEMKRLDSSFDLPEFIESVEHVVAPHIVQCYLDGDSKSLEAHCGELAFNVLNASIRERDLQKLYLDPNILILKDVELKGGMTMEEGYPWFIFNFKTQQINCLRDSRGHVVAGEIDDIRQVVYSMAVSRHPDISRDGLEYPYMVHEVAIIGNTQCW; translated from the exons ATGTTTCAAATGGCATTGGCATTTAGAAGGAAGGTATCATTGGATATCTTTTCTACATCTGGTTACCGCACGTCCTTGACGCGTAATGACTTAACTCGTACTTTACATCGCAATTCTCAACCCGGTCGTGTTTTTAATGGCTTTAGACTTTTCAGTTCGGATTCTTTTGTTCAATCTGTGATTAATCAAGTTAAACGTGATTTGGAAAAGGATGAGAAGTTTAAGGAGGCTATGAAATCACTTGAGGAGGCACAAATAAAGGAGAAGGTCAATCGTCTAGGGGAGATATACACTCGTTCTAAGGATGCTTGCAGTCATTATGTTAACAAAATTACTGAAACTAGTAGTAACTCTAGCGCGGTTAAATTTGTATTTACTTCCG CTAAATCTCTTGCGAGTGGCATGACTCGTGTTGCTGAACTGCTTCATGATGAGAAGAGTGAGTCTAAAGCCTTGAAGGCCAAGTGGAAGCAGCGTGTAGCAAGCCAGCG GGCACAGAGTAATATCAACGTGGATGGCAGTGATGTCACCGCTGTGGATACAAACGTGCCAGATTCCAATCCACAGGGTAACACCCAGGAATATGCATTGGTGCTTGCCAAAGAATCAGTGTGGGAACGTTTTGGCACTCGTCTTCGTGACATGCCGTTTTTGACGAACTTTTTTG AGAATCCAGTTTTTGATCAGCTTTTTGGCAACTCTACAttggccaaggcagtgaaggaAATGAAGAGGCTAGACTCTTCTTTTGATTTGCCTGAATTTATCGAATCTGTGGAGCATGTAGTGGCGCCTCACATAGTCCAATGTTACTTGGATGGCGACTCTAAATCCTTGGAAGCG CACTGTGGTGAGCTTGCCTTCAACGTCCTCAATGCATCAATACGCGAACGCGATTTGCAAAAACTGTATTTGGACCCTAACATATTAATTCTGAAGGATGTGGAACTGAAAG GTGGTATGACCATGGAAGAGGGGTACCCCTGGTTCATATTTAACTTCAAAACCCAGCAAATCAACTGTTTGCGGGATTCTCGTGGTCACGTAGTAGCTG GTGAGATAGATGACATTAGGCAAGTAGTTTACTCGATGGCAGTGTCGCGCCACCCAGACATTTCACGTGATGGTCTGGAGTACCCATACATG GTACATGAAGTAGCGATTATCGGTAACACTCAGTGCTGGTGA
- a CDS encoding putative co-chaperone GrpE: protein MIAHQSVFFNRIALSAFRGAFKCVRSRVLYSTIRPLHCNSAYSHFKSRSPVESNLPQRLYFSSDATEAKKDADGENVEELDAQVDPEEKTAEDDSVDLTEKVTELEGKLAELTNTLKELQLKYRISLDNCEQIERISANKLQNAKLYAITQFAKDMLDVADAFELAFKALGSQHNVDLDSKFIEGIKMTESQLHKTFEKYGIKRFESLNQMFNPEVHEAMYEIQDDSVEKNTILQVVFNGYTIKDRILRAAKVGVSRK, encoded by the exons atgatCGCACATCAATCAGTATTTTTTAATCGTATCGCTTTATCGGCGTTTAGAGGCGCCTTCAAGTGCGTAAGAAGCAGGGTCTTGTACAGTACCATTAGGCCACTACACTGCAATAGCGCCTATAGCCATTTCAAATCGCGATCACCTGTGGAAAGTAACCTTCCACAGAGGTTATATTTTAGTTCTGATGCAACTGAGGCGAAGAAGGATGCTGACGGTGAAAACGTAGAGGAGTTGGATGCACAGGTAGATCCTGAAGAAAAGACTGCGGAAGATGATAGCGTCGATTTGACTGAG AAAGTTACGGAGTTGGAGGGGAAGCTTGCGGAGTTGACAAACACTTTGAAGGAGCTTCAATTGAAATACCGCATAAGCCTAGACAACTGTGAGCAGATTGAGCGTATAAGTGCAAACAAGCTACAAAATGCTAAACTATATGCAATTACTCAATTTGCTAAGGATATGCTTGATGTTGCCGATGCGTTTGAGTTGGCATTCAAAGCGCTGGGTAGTCAGCATAATGTAGATCTGGACAGCAAGTTTATTGAGGGTATCAAGATGACTGAATCCCAATTACACAAAACGTTTGAGAAGTATGGCATTAAGCGTTTTGAGAGTTTGAACCAGATGTTTAACCCTGAGGTTCATGAGGCCATGTATGAGATTCAGGACGATAGCGTTGAAAAGAATACTATTCTTCAAGTTGTCTTCAATGGATACACGATCAAAGATCGCATTCTTCGTGCTGCAAAGGTTGGGGTATCACGCAAGTAA